One Plasmodium vinckei vinckei genome assembly, chromosome: PVVCY_09 genomic region harbors:
- a CDS encoding WD repeat-containing protein, putative produces MGIRNWVSSDDYMFEIKNNESLFENKNLEYNVKPVWSFKGHTNSVEGIHMIDKNRFVTTSHDNSISLWSFEYKNKIKNINLYNPILCSSYNSKEKNLCVGTTNNNENIYLINIKQIEEEKIEKKVSKKNIEEKKNIEMYSSNCGSIFCINYFEDDKISYGSKDGCICLLDLNNKKTIYKYNEIEDDCQNFCTYSENYKFHIFSTYKGKIIFIDSRQQNSPIYINDNLHSNYSINTIFNCNNYIYTGGSDCLIKKFDIRCLERSQPVEIYVGHTSPIRSLAFSKKYNNFFCSSSDSGSIKLWKCDKSISSTTKIAASLSCTASVFDTTNQMLSIKRDGSKIRKPSKNFLELNKIKVSNSRSSSIISEEDNKKISESAKLLNKSSNYNISTNKVIGSEKFSKKGTGTDVKINNDHYVQVISRHELFNPVKNKPDGVNKLSRSRNLKSENKTEEGNSNNIKSGKKNIKSENKLSNASSINPTIIYKSNNFNTNSKMTEKNYLNTLSDNNRNGITSSTKMNNNILNLDFFSNEICALSNTQKTIKITYPNLSMLNHKSRVSSMEWTNHFILSTSWDQTVKCWDVRDYVTK; encoded by the coding sequence ATGGGGATCCGGAACTGGGTATCCAGCGATGACTATAtgtttgaaataaaaaataatgagaGTCTGTTtgagaataaaaatttggaATATAATGTAAAACCTGTATGGAGTTTTAAAGGACATACAAATTCAGTTGAAGGGATTCATAtgattgataaaaataggtTTGTAACAACTTCACATGATAATAGTATTTCTTTATGGAgttttgaatataaaaataaaataaaaaatataaatttgtataatcCAATACTATGTTCTAGTTATAATTCGAAAGAGAAAAATTTATGTGTAGGAActactaataataatgaaaatatatacttaataaatattaagcAAATAGAAGAAGagaaaattgaaaaaaaagtttctaaaaaaaatattgaagaaaaaaaaaatatagaaatgtATTCATCAAATTGTGGatctatattttgtattaacTATTTTGaagatgataaaataagttATGGAAGTAAAGATGGTtgtatatgtttattagatttaaataataaaaaaacaatttataaatataatgaaatagaAGATGATTGTCAGAATTTTTGTACATACagtgaaaattataaatttcatATCTTTAGTACATATaaaggaaaaataatatttatagattCAAGACAGCAAAATAgtcctatatatataaatgataatttacATTCAAACTATTCTATTAatacaatatttaattgtaataattatatatatacaggAGGATCCGATTgcttgataaaaaaatttgacaTTCGATGTCTTGAAAGAAGCCAGCCTGTTGAAATATATGTTGGGCATACATCACCAATACGGTCTTTAGcattttctaaaaaatataataattttttttgttcttcTTCCGATTCTGGAAGTATAAAATTGTGGAAATGTGATAAAAGTATTTCAAGCACTACAAAAATTGCTGCTTCATTAAGTTGCACTGCATCTGTTTTTGATACTACTAATCAAATGTTAAGTATAAAAAGAGATGGATCTAAAATACGAAAACCTAGTAAAAACTTTTtagaattaaataaaataaaagtgtCTAATAGTCGTTCAAGCTCTATTATATCTGAAGAAGATAATAAGAAAATTTCTGAATCAGCAAAACTGCTAAATAAAAGTAGTAACTATAATATAAGTACTAATAAAGTTATAGGAAGTGAAAAATTTAGTAAAAAAGGAACAGGAACagatgtaaaaataaataatgatcaCTATGTCCAAGTTATTTCAAGACATGAACTATTTAATcctgtaaaaaataaaccaGATGGTGTTAACAAATTATCAAGAAGTagaaatttaaaaagtgaaaataaaactgAAGAAggaaatagtaataatataaaatcaggaaaaaaaaatataaaatctGAAAATAAGTTAAGTAATGCTTCATCTATTAATCCAActattatttacaaaagtaataattttaacacaaatagtaaaatgacagaaaaaaattatctaAATACGTTAAGCGATAATAATAGAAATGGTATTACTTCATCTACAAAgatgaataataatattttaaatttggattttttttcaaatgaaATTTGTGCACTTAGTAATACtcaaaaaacaataaaaataacatacCCTAATTTATCTATGTTAAATCATAAAAGTCGAGTTTCATCAATGGAATGGACTaaccattttattttatcaaccTCTTGGGATCAGACTGTTAAGTGTTGGGATGTTCGAGATTATGTCACGAAATAA
- a CDS encoding radial spoke head protein, putative, producing the protein MENNLAISLNNAKDYLKKKNENGQSVYEHICDLINYIILEKPDKCYDNFEIISTQVKENKKCIYKNNNTSKNILKEIDQTNSTLDNYILTDYIKQKNEWMEKIKNIINEIKYAEKYNEQNINIKPTNLPFSLNLFHQLELIKWAGYQINTSLIFYIENSIKNILKRNKNSLISLNFWGILKGINNDYYILEGQLKNYKKTLSSCNKKKKNSQSSTSSKKSHDSVSSNESTISNSNFSTTSTTPNTSDSYNSEDQKSQDKSEKNNINTNNLKYLYTKEEYQNFNKKINKYVYWVSINGTGKWILLKPTTPEYIEKTSKANKLLTGNINHIITSFPNIQIKEKHYLRALISIISSYTHISPKNYFTLKPQEESETNEQSDDEENESQQENTQSSDATDESEETENDDNSDPVINNKFEYDINLLSNITNWVYSRHYFLPNGHIIYPKNKSKKEKLDKNYKQILDLIKQSPPLKILRKIKPQKNNQTNIYTWKIKHLNHGYSYGTNNNHYDIIIIYNFLFYGAFTIYYNKQYFNFYIGTGIKSKHAYIHTYQPDKIYSDNSELSEQDQIE; encoded by the coding sequence atggaaaataatcTAGCGATATCTTTAAACAATGCTAAGGACTAtctaaaaaagaaaaatgaaaatggaCAATCTGTGTATGAACATATTTGtgatttaattaattatataattttagaaaaaCCAGATAAATGTtatgataattttgaaataatatCAACACaagtaaaagaaaataaaaaatgtatttataaaaataataatacctcaaaaaatatattaaaagaaattgaTCAAACCAATTCTACACttgataattatatactaaccgattatataaaacaaaaaaatgaatggatggaaaaaataaaaaacataattaacgaaattaaatatgcagaaaaatataatgaacaaaacataaatattaaaccAACTAATTTaccattttcattaaatttatttcatcaattagaattaataaaatgggCTGgatatcaaataaatactAGTCTAATATTCTATATTGAAaattctataaaaaatattttaaaaagaaataaaaattcattaaTATCTTTAAACTTTTGGGGAATACTAAAaggaataaataatgattacTATATCTTAGAAGGACaacttaaaaattataaaaaaactttatctagttgtaataaaaaaaaaaaaaacagccAAAGTTCTACAAGTTCTAAAAAATCACATGACTCAGTCAGCTCAAATGAATCAACAATTTCAAACTCAAATTTTTCTACTACATCAACTACACCCAACACATCAGACAGTTATAATAGTGAAGATCAAAAAAGCCAAGATAAatcagaaaaaaataatataaatacaaataatctaaaatatttatatacaaaagaagaatatcaaaattttaataaaaaaataaataagtatgTTTACTGGGTCTCAATTAATGGTACTGGTAAATGGATTTTACTAAAACCAACTACCCCtgaatatatagaaaaaactAGCAAAGCTAACAAACTCCTAACTGGAAATATTAATCATATTATTACCTCTTTCCcaaatattcaaataaaagaaaaacattATCTAAGAGCCCTTATTTCAATAATTTCATCTTACACACACATATCaccaaaaaattattttactcTTAAACCACAAGAAGAGTCAGAAACAAATGAACAATCAGAcgatgaagaaaatgaaagtCAACAAGAAAATACACAATCTAGTGATGCCACTGATGAATCAGAAGAAActgaaaatgatgataattCTGATCctgtaataaataataaatttgaatatgatataaatttacTTTCAAATATTACAAATTGGGTATATTCTagacattattttttaccaaatggtcatataatatatccaaaaaataaatcaaaaaaagaaaagcttgataaaaattataaacaaattttagATCTAATTAAACAATCACCTCCTTTAAAAATActtagaaaaattaaaccacaaaaaaataatcaaacaaatatatatacatggaAAATTAAGCATCTCAATCATGGATATTCCTATggaacaaataataatcactatgatataattataatttacaattttctattttatgGTGCTTTTACAATATACtataataaacaatattttaatttttacataGGAACTGGTATTAAATCTAAACATGCTTATATTCATACTTATCAACcagataaaatatattcagaTAATAGTGAATTATCAGAACAAGACCAAAtagaataa
- a CDS encoding DNA-directed RNA polymerase III subunit RPC8, putative — protein sequence MFSLFRMEDVISIEAHFNNDEIKNIIEFLLRTKYVDKVVQNAGLCVGLYDILEIKNKEILKGCGTIRLNVIFRLVFFHPYENEIIEGYVKSSDHKGIIVSLGFFENIRVNRAYLKEPKAFDDEKNEWYWTYEGIKCFYTKNEPIRIRILETYFSDPNEVNEDESVPSMSITGSVQQDGLGLVKWWN from the exons ATGTTTTCTCTCTTTCGTATGGAAGACGTTATAAGCATTGAAGCCCATTTTAATAACGAtgagataaaaaatattattgaatttttattaagaaCAAAATATGTAGATAAG gTTGTGCAAAATGCTGGATTGTGTGTTGGGctatatgatatattggaaataaaaaataaagaaatattaaaaggGTGTGGAACAATTAGACTAAATGTTATTTTTCgtttagttttttttcacccatatgaaaatgaaattatagAAGGCTATGTAAAATCTTCAGACCACAAGGGTATTATAg tTAGTTTGGGTTTTTTCGAAAATATAAGAGTTAATAGAGCATATTTAAAGGAACCGAAGGCATT tGATGATGAGAAAAATGAATGGTATTGGACATACGAGGGTattaaatgtttttatacaaaaaatgagcCAATAAGAATAAGAATTTTAGAAACATATTTTAGTG aCCCCAACGAGGTTAATGAGGATGAATCAGTACCGTCCATGTCAATAACA ggGAGTGTGCAGCAAGATGGGTTAGGGCTTGTAAAATGGTGGAACTAG